Genomic window (Flexivirga aerilata):
CCCGTCGGTCTTCTCGGCGGTCGCCGAGCAGGCGCGGCGGCTCGACGCCGCCGGTGTGCCGTGGGACGTCTGCCCCGGTGTGCCTGCGTATGCCGCGGCCGCCGCGCTCATCGGCCGCGAGCTGACTGTGCCGGAGGTCGCCCAATCGGTGGTCCTGACTCGCACACAACGGGATTCGACCCGGATGCCCAGCGGCGAGCAGCTCGAGTCGTTCGCCGCGACCGGCGCGACACTGGTGCTGCACCTGTCGATCCGACGGGTGCGGGAAATTGCCGAGCGGCTCACGCCGTTCTACGGCGCCGACTGCCCGGTCGTGATCGGCAGCCGGGTCAGCCAGCCGGAGGAGCTGGTGCTGCGCGGCACGCTCGCCGACATCGCCGAGCAGGCGGAGCGGCACGCCCTGAAACAAGCCGCGGTCATCATCGTCGGCCGCGCGGTGAACAGCCGTGATTTCGTGGAGTCACACCTCTACTCGGGTGCGCCGCGCACGCCGGGTGCCGCTCAGGACTGAGAGCGCGGCGTCCACACCGCGCCCGAGCTGCTGACCACCGTCGAGCTGGATCCGACGATCACCAGGCAACCCATGTCGACGGTTTCCGGGTCGAAGTCGCCCAGGGTGGTGACCGTGACCGATTCCTGCTCACGACCGATGTGCCTGCCCACGACCACGATCCGGTCCTCATCGGTGGCTTCGAGCAGCACCTCGCGGGCCCGCCCGAGTTGGTCGGGACGGCTTGCGCTGCGCGGGTTGTAGATCGCGATCGTCAGGTCGGCGTGTGCCAGTGCACGCAGTCTGCGCTCGATCACCTCCCACGGCTTCAGCCGGTCCGAGAGCGAGATCAGCGCGTGGTCGCCACCCAGGGGAGCGCCGGCCCGCGCCGCCGCGGCGTGTGCGGCGGTGACCCCCGGATGCACCCGCACGTCGACCTGCGCATATGACGGGTCGTCCGATGCGGCGGTCTCCTGTGCTTCCAATACCGCTGACGCCATGGCGAATACGCCCGGGTCACCGCCGGAGACGACGGCGACGTCGTGACCGGCACGCGCCAGGTCGAGCGCGGCGACGCCGCGGTCGACCTCGACCGTGTTGCCCGAGAAATGGCGGGTGAGGCCCTCCCGCGGCGCGACGCGTTCGACATACGGCCGGTAGCCGACGACATGCCGCACCTGCGCGAGGATCCGCTCCGCCTCGGGGGTGACCCAGTCGTCCGGGCCCGGGCCGAGTCCCAGCACGTGCACGGTGCCGGCGCCTGCGGTGGCCGGTTGCGGGTCCGGTGTCTCGGAAACCGTTGGTGTCATTGCTCGTCCGGCCGCGTCAGCGCGCAGGTCGCGTCCGGTGACGACGACGAGGGACATGTAGGGCACGGTGGCGGGGTCGACGTGAAGGATGGGTCTGACCCGCTGGTGCTCGCTGCTCGCCCGCTCGACGTACCAGGCCCGGTCGAGCAGGCCGGCCTGCCGGACGGCTTCCAGCACGTTGGGGAAGGTGCGGCCGAGTTTCATGACGACCGCCGCGTCGGTCGCGCTCAGCCGATCGGCCAGTTCGCGCACCGGCAAGGTGCCGGGCAGCACGGTCAGGGTGTCCTCGTGCCGGCAGAGGCCGGTGCCGACGGCGGCGGTGGCTGCGGCCATCGACGTCACGCCCGGGACTACCTCCACCGGGAAGCGGGGCTTCAACAGGTCGTGGACATACATGAACGACCCGAAGAAGAGCGGGTCGCCCTCGGCGAGCACGACGACGGAGCGGCCGGCGGACAGGTGGGCGGCGAGCCGGCCGGCGCAGTCGTCGTAGAACTCGGCCAGGAGCGCGTGATAGCCGCCGGGGTGATCGGTGCTGCCGGTCGTCACCGGGTAGACGAGCGCCTCGTGGGTCACGTTGTCGGACAAGTAATCCCGCGCGATGGACAGCGCGACCGAGTCCTTGTGCGCGGCTCGGTGGTAGGCGACGACATCCGCACTGCCGATCAGGCCGGCGGCGGCGACCGTCACCAGGGACGGGTCGCCCGGACCCACCCCGACGCCGTAGAGATGGCCCGGCTCGGCGGATCGCGACGGTGTCCTGCGGCCGACGGTCATGCGAGCTCGTCCGGGTTGGCGAGCGCGTTGAGCGCGGCCGCCGCCATGGCCGACCCACCGCGGCGGCCGCGCACGACGAGCCACGGCACCTGCCCGCCCGGCAGCTCGTGCTCGGCGAGCGCGCTCTTGGACTCCGCCGAGCCGACGAAACCGACTGGCATGCCGACGATCGCGGCCGGTCGCGGTGCCCCGTCGGCCAGCAGCTCCAGCAGGTGGAACAGCGCCGTCGGCGCGTTGCCGATCGCGACGACGGCGCCGTCGAGCCGCTCCCGCCACAGTGACACCGCGGCGGCCGAGCGCGTGGTGCCCCACTCGGTGGCCAGCTCGGGCACCCGTGGATCACGCAGGGTGCACAGCACCTCGTTGCGCGCGGGGAGGCGGCGCCGGGTGACGCCGCGGGCGAGCATCTCGCTGTCGGTGAGGATGGCCCCGCCCGCATCGAGCGCGGCGCGCGCGGCCTCGACGACGTCGGGGTGCGCAGCAAGCTCGCGCACCACCTCGGTGTCGCCGGCGGCATGGGCGACGCGCACGGCTACGCCGCGCAATGACTCGGGAAGCTCGTGCAGCGGTGCCTCGGCACGAATGATGCCGAAGGACTCCTTGTAGATCGCGAGCCCGTCGGTCTGGTAGTCGTAGCGCCGGCTCGGACGGCGAATCTCCTTGTCAATCATGTGTTGTCGTGCTTCTTCCAGGCATCGATCAGGGCATCGGGTGTCGCGTCGGATGGTGGCACGATCGCGATGTGGGCGCGTGCCGGGGTGCCGCAGCGGCGTGCGCAGCCGCTGAGGTGCAGGGCGGTGCCGGGTGCGTCGGCCCGCGCCATGAGCTGCCGGGCGAGCGGGAGCGTCTCGACGTCGGTCCGTGCGCACCACGGCGCCCCGATGCAGGCGGTCACCGGCGCGGCGGGCTCGACCAGCAGGCCGGCATCGGCGGCCATCGCCAACGCGGCAGGCACGTCCTGCGGCCGCGCGACGGGCAGCGCGACCGCCTTCCACGGCGTGAGCTCGACGCGGTCGGTGCCGAGCCGGTCGGCGAGCTCCGTCAGTGCGGACACCTCAGCCGCACCCGCCAGGCCGAGCGGTATGCCGGCCAGGACGTATCGCCCGTGCACGCCCGGTTGCGGGGGATCGGCGATGGTGGGGGACCAGCTCGCCATACCCGCGAAAAGTGTTGCGCTGGAAGGAAGTTGGTGAGTCCGCCATACACCGACGTCAGCGCGTTGCCGGAGGAACTGTTCGGCGAGGTCGAGCGCTGCGGGGATCTCGCCGCCAGAAGGGACCGACCGGCCGACGTAGCCGAGATCCGGTCGGCGCACCGCAACGGCGCCGGGACGGATGACGATGTCGGCGCCGGCAGCGGCGATGGCGGCCGACGGCGTGTCCTCCACCGCGAAGAGGAAGCGGCCGGGCAGCTCGGCGAGCGCCGGACGTGCGCACAGCGCGCGGTCGAGACGGCGGGCGGTCGCCGCGGCGTCGTGGGAGAACGGCGCGGTCAGGATGTTGCGCACGCGCTCGTGGGTCGTCGACGGCAGCAGTCCGAGGTCCGCGATCTCGGTGACGACACTGTCGGGCAGCGGATCCGGCAGGCCCCTGACCTGCAGGTTCGCCCGCGAGGTGAGCTGCAGGAACGGCGCCCCGTGCTCGCCGGCGACCCGCAGTAGTCCCTGCATCGTCGCGAGCCGGAGGTGTCCGCCGGGCACCCGCAACCGCACGATCGCGCCGTCGCCACCGGGAAACGGCCGCAGCAGCCCGGGGCAGGCGTCGGGAGCGGGCGGTTGCGGCGTCACGGCTCCCGAGCGTACGCGGCGGCCTCGGTGGATTAGAGTCGGTCGCGGTCGGGTGGTCTGGAAGCCGGTGTGAATCCGGCACGGTCCCGCCACTGTGAGTCGCGCATGAGCGGCGAGTCAGGAACAGCGCCCGGCCGGCGCGCGACAGACGTCACGTGTCACACACCGGATCGCAGGGGCGCGGACCCCGCGAAGGAGACCCGCCGATGACTCGCATCGCCCTGCTGTCGACGTCCGACACCGACCTGCTGTCCGCCCGCGCGAGCGGCGCCGACTACGTGCTGGCCAACCCGACCCGGCCCGGGCCGGTCGACCCGTCCACCGCGGTCACCGATGCCGACATCGTCGTGGTGCGCATCCTCGGAGCGCCCGACGAGATGCAGCAGCACTTCGCCCGGGCCCGCGAGGCCGGCAAACCGCTGGTCGTGCTCGGCGGTGAGCAGACGCCCAACGCCGCGCTCATGGAGCTGTCGACCGCTCCCGCCAACGTGGTGCACCAGGCGCACACCTACTTCGTGCAGGGCGGCGCCGACAACCTGCGCAGCCTGCACGGCTTCCTCGCCTCGACGCTGCGGCTCACCGACGACGACTTCGACCCGCCGACGACCCTGCCGACCTGGGGAGTCCTGGATCGCCCTGCAGTTGCTGATGATTCGGCGGTGCGGCCCAAGGTCGGCATCCTCTTCTACCGTGCGCAGTATGTCGCGGGCAACGACGCCTACGCCCACGCTCTTGCGGATGCCGTCGACGCGGCGGGAGGGGTCGGTCACCCCGTCTACGTCAGCTCGCTGCGCGACGCCGACGACGACCTGCTCGACCACCTGCAGTCCTACGACGTGCTGGTCACCACTGTC
Coding sequences:
- a CDS encoding SAM-dependent methyltransferase is translated as MTVHFIGAGPGAADLLTLRAVRLLQASPVCLYAGTYLDDAVLAHCPPGAKLVDTQHLDLDTITAELVAAHEAGHDVARLCSGDPSVFSAVAEQARRLDAAGVPWDVCPGVPAYAAAAALIGRELTVPEVAQSVVLTRTQRDSTRMPSGEQLESFAATGATLVLHLSIRRVREIAERLTPFYGADCPVVIGSRVSQPEELVLRGTLADIAEQAERHALKQAAVIIVGRAVNSRDFVESHLYSGAPRTPGAAQD
- a CDS encoding precorrin-2 C(20)-methyltransferase, yielding MTVGRRTPSRSAEPGHLYGVGVGPGDPSLVTVAAAGLIGSADVVAYHRAAHKDSVALSIARDYLSDNVTHEALVYPVTTGSTDHPGGYHALLAEFYDDCAGRLAAHLSAGRSVVVLAEGDPLFFGSFMYVHDLLKPRFPVEVVPGVTSMAAATAAVGTGLCRHEDTLTVLPGTLPVRELADRLSATDAAVVMKLGRTFPNVLEAVRQAGLLDRAWYVERASSEHQRVRPILHVDPATVPYMSLVVVTGRDLRADAAGRAMTPTVSETPDPQPATAGAGTVHVLGLGPGPDDWVTPEAERILAQVRHVVGYRPYVERVAPREGLTRHFSGNTVEVDRGVAALDLARAGHDVAVVSGGDPGVFAMASAVLEAQETAASDDPSYAQVDVRVHPGVTAAHAAAARAGAPLGGDHALISLSDRLKPWEVIERRLRALAHADLTIAIYNPRSASRPDQLGRAREVLLEATDEDRIVVVGRHIGREQESVTVTTLGDFDPETVDMGCLVIVGSSSTVVSSSGAVWTPRSQS
- a CDS encoding precorrin-8X methylmutase gives rise to the protein MIDKEIRRPSRRYDYQTDGLAIYKESFGIIRAEAPLHELPESLRGVAVRVAHAAGDTEVVRELAAHPDVVEAARAALDAGGAILTDSEMLARGVTRRRLPARNEVLCTLRDPRVPELATEWGTTRSAAAVSLWRERLDGAVVAIGNAPTALFHLLELLADGAPRPAAIVGMPVGFVGSAESKSALAEHELPGGQVPWLVVRGRRGGSAMAAAALNALANPDELA
- a CDS encoding cobalamin biosynthesis protein CobG; its protein translation is MTPQPPAPDACPGLLRPFPGGDGAIVRLRVPGGHLRLATMQGLLRVAGEHGAPFLQLTSRANLQVRGLPDPLPDSVVTEIADLGLLPSTTHERVRNILTAPFSHDAAATARRLDRALCARPALAELPGRFLFAVEDTPSAAIAAAGADIVIRPGAVAVRRPDLGYVGRSVPSGGEIPAALDLAEQFLRQRADVGVWRTHQLPSSATLFAGMASWSPTIADPPQPGVHGRYVLAGIPLGLAGAAEVSALTELADRLGTDRVELTPWKAVALPVARPQDVPAALAMAADAGLLVEPAAPVTACIGAPWCARTDVETLPLARQLMARADAPGTALHLSGCARRCGTPARAHIAIVPPSDATPDALIDAWKKHDNT